Proteins encoded in a region of the Ancylobacter sp. SL191 genome:
- a CDS encoding DctP family TRAP transporter solute-binding subunit, with translation MLRLDRRTFLATGAAALAAAGAGSRALAQAPIKLRFGHPHPEVDSWHRAGLRFAELVKEKTGGSVIVEVYANGALGNDQTMIAGTRGGTLDLCLTGNPFFTGLAPQLNVLDLPYLFHDRAHVARVLDGPIGNELRAQLEPSGLKALATWEVGWRNVTNNRRAVTVPADMKGLKIRTTPNPAHIEAFKLLGAVPTPMAFTELFTALEMGSIDGQENPVTLILNAKFYEVQKNLSLTKHAFTTAPLVMNKAKFDGLTEAQRGAILAAAAEAATIQRQMNVDAEGTSLAALKEHGMKVVETVDIPAFRAIVADKVKADFIAKFGPTLPEQIAAAAS, from the coding sequence ATGCTCCGTCTCGATCGCCGTACCTTCCTCGCCACCGGTGCCGCCGCGCTTGCCGCCGCCGGTGCCGGCTCCCGTGCGCTGGCGCAGGCGCCCATCAAGCTGCGCTTCGGCCACCCGCACCCGGAGGTCGATTCCTGGCACCGCGCCGGCCTGCGCTTCGCCGAACTGGTCAAGGAGAAGACCGGCGGCAGCGTGATCGTCGAGGTCTACGCCAATGGCGCGCTCGGCAACGACCAGACCATGATCGCCGGCACGCGCGGCGGCACGCTCGATCTGTGCCTCACTGGCAACCCCTTCTTCACCGGCCTCGCCCCGCAGCTCAACGTGCTCGATCTGCCCTATCTGTTCCACGACCGCGCCCATGTCGCGCGCGTGCTGGACGGGCCGATCGGTAACGAGCTGCGCGCGCAGCTGGAGCCGTCGGGCCTCAAGGCGCTCGCCACCTGGGAGGTGGGCTGGCGCAACGTCACCAATAACCGCCGCGCCGTCACCGTGCCCGCCGACATGAAGGGCCTGAAGATCCGCACCACGCCGAACCCCGCCCATATCGAGGCGTTCAAGCTGCTCGGCGCGGTGCCGACCCCGATGGCCTTCACCGAGCTGTTCACCGCGCTGGAGATGGGCTCCATCGACGGGCAGGAAAACCCGGTCACGCTCATCCTCAACGCCAAGTTCTATGAGGTGCAGAAGAACCTTTCGCTGACCAAGCACGCCTTCACCACCGCCCCGCTGGTGATGAACAAGGCGAAGTTCGACGGCCTCACCGAGGCGCAGCGCGGCGCTATTCTCGCGGCGGCCGCCGAGGCGGCGACCATCCAGCGGCAGATGAATGTCGATGCCGAGGGCACCAGCCTTGCCGCGCTCAAGGAGCACGGCATGAAGGTGGTCGAGACCGTCGACATCCCCGCCTTCCGCGCCATCGTCGCCGACAAGGTGAAGGCGGACTTCATCGCCAAGTTCGGGCCGACCCTGCCCGAGCAGATCGCCGCCGCGGCGAGCTGA
- a CDS encoding cyclase family protein, with protein sequence MRIVDLSMPVESHFRWAPEVLVKGDIAAGDQFRVTRLATTCHGFSHVDAQAHFVAHAPTIEATPLERVVGACRVLDLSACADDAPIGPEALASADPGGAEGEILLLATRWSARRDYKTPEFWTQAPWLTREAAEWLLARRPSAVAFDFPQDYPIRLLLKGESVPSAEHVTHDVLLRAGVTLIEYVINTAQLRAPRVLLSAAPLLIPNADGAPARIYAIEGLDV encoded by the coding sequence ATGCGCATCGTCGATCTCAGCATGCCCGTGGAAAGCCATTTCCGCTGGGCGCCGGAAGTCCTGGTGAAGGGCGACATCGCGGCGGGCGACCAGTTCCGGGTCACCCGCCTCGCCACCACCTGCCATGGCTTCTCCCATGTCGATGCGCAGGCGCATTTCGTCGCCCATGCCCCGACCATCGAGGCCACCCCGCTGGAGCGGGTGGTCGGGGCCTGTCGGGTGCTCGACCTCTCGGCCTGTGCCGACGATGCGCCCATCGGACCGGAGGCGCTGGCAAGCGCCGATCCCGGCGGGGCGGAGGGCGAGATCCTGCTGCTCGCCACCCGCTGGAGCGCCCGGCGCGATTACAAGACCCCGGAGTTCTGGACGCAGGCCCCTTGGCTGACGCGCGAGGCGGCGGAGTGGCTGCTCGCCCGCCGCCCGAGCGCGGTCGCCTTCGACTTCCCGCAGGACTACCCGATCCGCCTGTTGCTGAAGGGCGAGAGCGTGCCCTCCGCCGAGCATGTCACCCATGACGTGCTGCTGCGCGCCGGTGTCACGCTGATCGAATACGTCATCAACACCGCGCAGCTGCGCGCCCCGCGCGTGCTGCTCAGCGCCGCGCCGCTGCTCATTCCCAATGCCGATGGCGCCCCCGCGCGCATCTACGCCATTGAGGGCCTCGATGTCTGA
- a CDS encoding 4-hydroxythreonine-4-phosphate dehydrogenase PdxA: MKPRIAVVLGDPAGIGPELVARLISDPANRERADFLIIADRAELEEGMRIAGERFDYTLTTDPRAHDHAPDTVPGTPVLWDYSGAASAPFERAVATANGGRYALDTLQQAIDLTVDGVTDAVCFAPLNKHSMHLAGLAHADETHWFAELLQPNGPFGELNTLDGLWTSRVTSHVALKEVSDLITEEKILGAIRLASTTLLKAGVAEPRIAVCGLNPHNGDNGSFGREEIDVIGPAVEAARAQGFPVIGMYPADTIFLRAKEVDAIVTMYHDQGQIAMKLMGFSRGVTVHGGLPIPIATPAHGTAFDIYGEGKANVGATQAAFDILCAMAQTRRATPRAA; encoded by the coding sequence ATGAAGCCCCGCATTGCCGTCGTTCTCGGCGACCCCGCCGGCATCGGTCCCGAGCTGGTCGCCCGCCTCATCAGCGATCCCGCCAACCGCGAGCGCGCCGACTTCCTCATCATCGCCGACCGGGCGGAGCTGGAGGAAGGGATGCGCATCGCCGGGGAGCGTTTCGATTACACGCTGACTACCGATCCGCGCGCCCATGACCACGCGCCCGATACCGTCCCCGGCACGCCGGTGCTGTGGGATTATTCCGGCGCCGCCAGCGCCCCGTTCGAGCGCGCCGTCGCCACCGCCAATGGCGGGCGCTATGCGCTCGACACGCTGCAGCAGGCCATCGACCTCACCGTCGACGGCGTCACCGACGCGGTGTGCTTCGCCCCGCTCAACAAGCATTCCATGCACCTCGCCGGCCTCGCCCATGCCGACGAGACCCACTGGTTCGCCGAACTGCTCCAGCCCAACGGCCCGTTTGGCGAGCTGAACACGCTGGACGGGCTGTGGACCAGCCGCGTCACCAGCCATGTGGCGCTGAAGGAGGTGTCCGACCTCATCACCGAGGAGAAGATCCTCGGCGCCATCCGTCTCGCCAGCACGACGCTGCTAAAGGCGGGCGTGGCCGAGCCGCGCATCGCGGTGTGCGGGCTCAACCCGCATAATGGCGACAATGGCAGTTTCGGCCGCGAGGAAATCGACGTCATCGGCCCCGCCGTCGAGGCGGCGCGGGCGCAGGGTTTCCCGGTCATCGGCATGTACCCGGCCGACACGATCTTCCTGCGCGCCAAGGAGGTCGACGCCATCGTCACCATGTATCACGACCAGGGCCAGATCGCGATGAAGCTCATGGGCTTCTCGCGCGGCGTCACCGTGCATGGCGGCCTGCCCATTCCTATCGCGACGCCCGCCCATGGCACCGCCTTCGACATTTATGGCGAGGGCAAAGCCAATGTCGGTGCCACCCAGGCCGCCTTCGACATCCTCTGCGCCATGGCGCAGACCCGCCGCGCCACCCCGCGCGCGGCCTGA
- a CDS encoding aldehyde dehydrogenase family protein, with amino-acid sequence MSAVFRNFIGGEWVEGFEALANINPSDTGDVIGHYARTDAAGLNAAVEAAKAAFPAWSRSVPYARHEILKKIADEIFARKDELGRLLSREEGKTLAEGVGEVTRAGQIFSFFAGECLRLAGETLASVRPGVGVEVTREPLGIIGLITPWNFPIAIPAWKIAPALAYGNCVVFKPAELVPGSAWALSDIISRAGVPAGVFNLVMGSGSKVGQAMLDHPDIAGISFTGSVGTGRRVAAAGAARFARVQLEMGGKNPLVVLDDAELSVAVDCAVNGAFFSTGQRCTASSRFIVTDAIHDRFIAALTERLAALKVDDALDPTTQIGPVVDESQLAQDLDYIALAAKEGGRLAFGGARLERAKPGFYLQPALFTETTPAMRINREEVFGPVASVIRVGNYDEALAVANGSEFGLSAGICTTSLKHATHFKRNVEAGMVMVNLPTAGVDFHVPFGGRKGSSYGPREQGSYAREFYTVVKTAYTLA; translated from the coding sequence ATGAGCGCTGTGTTCCGCAATTTCATCGGCGGCGAATGGGTCGAGGGCTTTGAAGCCCTCGCCAATATCAACCCGTCCGACACTGGCGACGTGATCGGCCATTACGCCCGCACCGATGCCGCCGGACTCAACGCGGCGGTCGAGGCGGCCAAGGCGGCCTTCCCCGCCTGGTCGCGCAGCGTGCCCTATGCCCGGCACGAGATCCTCAAGAAGATCGCCGACGAGATTTTCGCCCGCAAGGACGAGCTCGGCCGGCTGCTGTCGCGCGAGGAAGGCAAGACGCTGGCCGAGGGCGTCGGTGAGGTCACGCGCGCCGGGCAGATCTTCTCCTTCTTCGCCGGCGAGTGCCTGCGCCTTGCCGGCGAGACGCTGGCCTCCGTCCGGCCCGGCGTCGGGGTGGAGGTGACGCGCGAGCCGCTCGGCATTATCGGCCTCATCACGCCATGGAACTTCCCCATCGCTATTCCCGCCTGGAAGATCGCCCCGGCGCTGGCCTATGGAAACTGCGTCGTCTTTAAGCCGGCCGAGCTGGTGCCGGGCTCGGCCTGGGCGCTTTCCGACATCATTTCCCGCGCCGGCGTGCCGGCGGGCGTGTTCAACCTCGTCATGGGCTCGGGCTCCAAGGTCGGGCAGGCCATGCTCGACCACCCGGACATCGCCGGCATCTCCTTTACCGGCTCGGTCGGCACCGGCCGACGCGTGGCGGCGGCGGGGGCGGCGCGCTTTGCCCGCGTCCAGCTTGAAATGGGCGGCAAGAACCCGCTGGTGGTGCTCGACGATGCCGAGCTCTCCGTGGCCGTCGATTGTGCGGTCAATGGCGCCTTCTTCTCCACCGGCCAGCGCTGCACGGCGTCGAGCCGGTTCATCGTCACCGACGCCATTCATGACCGCTTCATCGCCGCGCTCACCGAGCGCCTTGCCGCGCTGAAGGTGGACGACGCGCTCGACCCCACCACGCAGATCGGCCCGGTGGTCGATGAGAGCCAGCTCGCGCAGGATCTCGACTACATCGCCCTCGCCGCGAAGGAAGGCGGCCGCCTTGCCTTTGGCGGCGCCCGGCTCGAGCGCGCCAAGCCCGGCTTCTACCTCCAGCCGGCGCTGTTCACCGAGACGACGCCCGCCATGCGCATCAACCGCGAGGAAGTGTTCGGCCCGGTCGCCTCTGTCATCCGCGTCGGGAATTACGACGAGGCGCTGGCGGTGGCCAATGGCAGCGAGTTCGGCCTCTCGGCCGGCATCTGCACGACGAGCCTCAAGCACGCCACCCATTTCAAGCGCAACGTCGAGGCCGGCATGGTGATGGTGAACCTGCCCACCGCCGGCGTCGATTTCCACGTCCCGTTCGGCGGCCGCAAGGGCTCGTCCTATGGGCCGCGCGAGCAGGGCAGCTATGCCCGCGAATTCTACACCGTGGTGAAGACCGCCTACACGCTCGCCTGA
- the denD gene encoding D-erythronate dehydrogenase yields the protein MKILILGAAGMIGRKLLGRLAGNPVLGGEAITGAVLHDVVEAVPPAGLPFATQVLTGDYAAPGVAERLIAARPAVIFHLASIVSGEAEARFEEGYRINLDGTRALFEAIRAVEGYTPRVIYTSSLAVFGTPFPAVVDDDFLTAPASSYGVQKVIGELLLADYSRKGFLDGVALRLPTICVRPGRPNAALSGFISGIIREPLNGVEAVLPVEESLRVWIASPRAAVGYLLHAAMLDTAPLGARRSLNMPGVSVTIGEQIEALRAHAGEAAVRLIRRQPDPVVARVVGGWPQAFTAARALALGFTGDDGFAGILDAYLTEDFRPAA from the coding sequence ATGAAGATCCTCATTCTCGGCGCGGCCGGCATGATCGGCCGCAAGCTGCTCGGCCGCCTTGCCGGCAATCCCGTGCTGGGTGGCGAGGCGATCACCGGCGCGGTGCTGCATGATGTGGTGGAAGCGGTGCCGCCCGCCGGCCTGCCTTTCGCCACGCAAGTGCTCACCGGCGATTATGCGGCGCCGGGCGTGGCGGAACGGCTGATCGCCGCGCGGCCGGCGGTGATCTTCCACCTCGCCTCCATCGTCTCGGGCGAGGCGGAGGCGCGCTTCGAGGAGGGCTACCGCATCAATCTCGACGGCACGCGCGCGCTGTTCGAGGCGATCCGCGCGGTCGAGGGTTACACGCCGCGCGTGATCTACACCTCCTCGCTCGCCGTGTTCGGCACGCCCTTCCCGGCGGTGGTGGACGATGATTTCCTCACCGCGCCGGCCTCCTCCTATGGCGTGCAAAAGGTCATCGGTGAGCTCCTGCTGGCGGATTACTCCCGCAAGGGCTTTCTCGACGGCGTGGCGCTGCGCCTGCCGACCATCTGCGTGCGCCCCGGCAGGCCCAATGCGGCGCTGTCCGGCTTCATCTCCGGCATCATCCGCGAGCCGCTGAACGGCGTGGAGGCCGTGCTGCCGGTGGAGGAGAGCCTGCGTGTCTGGATCGCCTCGCCGCGCGCCGCGGTGGGCTATCTCTTGCACGCAGCCATGCTCGACACCGCCCCGCTCGGCGCCCGCCGCAGCCTCAACATGCCCGGCGTCTCCGTCACCATTGGCGAGCAGATCGAGGCGCTGCGCGCCCATGCTGGCGAGGCGGCGGTGCGACTGATCCGCCGCCAGCCCGACCCGGTGGTGGCGCGCGTGGTCGGCGGCTGGCCGCAGGCCTTCACGGCGGCGCGGGCGCTGGCGCTCGGCTTCACCGGGGATGACGGCTTCGCCGGCATTCTCGACGCCTATCTCACCGAGGATTTCCGCCCGGCCGCCTGA
- a CDS encoding pyridoxal phosphate-dependent aminotransferase gives MPASASPFRPAPSLLDHIRPQALALPESGIVEVMNYGRRREGLIPLWAGEGDLPTPSFISEAATRALAAGETFYTWQRGIPELRAAIAAYMTRVYGVPEDLERYHVTGSGMQAIQIALALTLSAGEEILIPSPSWPNAAAAAEVIGARPIAVPLSFDPARGFWLDLDQLEDAITPRTRVIFINSPANPTGFVAPTETLRGVLDIARRHGLWIIADEIYGRFYFEEGGLAPSFHEVMDPEDRILFVQTFSKNWAMTGWRLGWIEAHPSLGQVLENLIQYSTSGVAAFMQRAGVTALERGESFLTHQIERARRGRDIVAQGLSTSNRVRFASPPGAFYMFFAVDGEDDTRRLALRLVDEAGIGLAPGTAFGPGGEAYLRMCFARGEAQITEATDRLVTWLKT, from the coding sequence ATGCCGGCCTCCGCCTCGCCCTTCCGCCCCGCTCCCTCCCTGCTCGACCATATCCGCCCGCAGGCCCTCGCCTTGCCGGAGAGCGGCATTGTCGAGGTGATGAACTATGGGCGTCGCCGCGAGGGCCTCATCCCGCTCTGGGCGGGTGAGGGCGATTTGCCGACCCCCTCCTTCATCAGCGAAGCCGCGACGCGCGCGCTGGCGGCGGGCGAGACCTTCTACACCTGGCAGCGCGGGATCCCCGAACTGCGCGCCGCCATCGCCGCCTATATGACGCGGGTCTATGGCGTGCCGGAGGATCTCGAGCGCTATCATGTGACCGGTTCGGGCATGCAGGCGATCCAGATCGCGCTGGCGCTAACCCTCTCGGCCGGCGAGGAAATCCTCATTCCGTCGCCCTCCTGGCCGAATGCCGCCGCCGCCGCCGAAGTGATCGGCGCCCGTCCGATCGCGGTGCCGCTGTCCTTCGATCCCGCGCGCGGTTTCTGGCTCGACCTCGACCAGCTCGAGGACGCGATCACTCCGCGTACGCGCGTCATCTTCATCAATTCCCCGGCCAACCCGACCGGCTTCGTCGCCCCGACCGAGACGCTGCGCGGCGTGCTCGACATCGCCCGCCGTCACGGGCTGTGGATCATCGCCGACGAGATCTATGGCCGCTTCTATTTCGAGGAAGGCGGGCTTGCCCCGTCCTTCCATGAGGTGATGGACCCCGAAGACCGCATCCTCTTCGTGCAGACCTTCTCGAAGAACTGGGCGATGACCGGCTGGCGCCTCGGCTGGATCGAGGCGCATCCCTCGCTCGGGCAGGTGCTGGAGAACCTCATCCAGTACTCTACGTCCGGCGTCGCCGCCTTCATGCAGCGCGCCGGCGTGACCGCGCTGGAACGTGGCGAGAGCTTCCTGACCCATCAGATCGAGCGGGCGCGGCGCGGTCGCGATATCGTCGCGCAGGGCCTTTCGACCTCCAACCGGGTGCGCTTCGCCAGCCCGCCCGGCGCCTTCTACATGTTCTTCGCTGTGGATGGCGAGGACGACACACGGCGCCTCGCTCTGCGTCTGGTGGACGAGGCCGGCATCGGTCTCGCGCCGGGCACCGCCTTCGGTCCGGGCGGCGAGGCCTATCTGCGCATGTGCTTCGCGCGCGGCGAGGCGCAGATCACCGAGGCGACCGACCGGCTGGTGACGTGGCTGAAGACGTAA
- a CDS encoding TRAP transporter large permease, whose translation MTVAIFSLVLLGAIFLGMPIAFALIITAGALMWHLGAFDWQLIALQMVNGADSFPLLAIPFFLLAGEAMNAGGLSRRLVNLGLALVGHLRGGLGYVAIITAILLASMSGSAIADTAALASMLLPVMRQAGYDVGRSSGLIASGGIIAPVLSPSIGYIVFGVIGGVSITRLFLTGIVPGLLLGLALAVAWWIVSQRDKVAILPRQSWGEAGRAFLDALLALGLPIIIIGGLKGGIFTPTEAAVVAAVYAVVVGSFVYRELTPAKLIHAMLMAVRTTAAVMFLVAAASVSAYLIAIANIPAEVTALLEPFRDNPIELMIVIMLLVVIIGTALDFIPTILILTPVLMPLVKSSGIDPVYFGVLFVMNNAIGLITPPVGTVLNVVSAVGKVDLALAIKGVWPFLIAQLIVLALLTLFPALVLVPARFLY comes from the coding sequence GTGACCGTCGCGATCTTCTCCCTCGTCCTTCTGGGCGCGATCTTCCTCGGCATGCCCATCGCCTTTGCGCTGATCATCACCGCCGGCGCGCTGATGTGGCATCTCGGCGCCTTCGACTGGCAGCTCATCGCGCTGCAGATGGTCAATGGCGCGGACAGCTTCCCTTTGCTCGCCATCCCCTTCTTCCTGCTGGCGGGCGAGGCGATGAATGCCGGCGGCCTGTCGCGCCGGCTGGTCAATCTCGGCCTGGCGCTGGTCGGCCATCTGCGCGGCGGGCTCGGCTATGTCGCCATCATCACCGCGATCCTGCTCGCCTCCATGTCCGGCTCGGCCATTGCCGACACGGCGGCGCTCGCCTCCATGCTGCTGCCGGTGATGCGGCAGGCGGGTTATGATGTCGGGCGCTCTTCCGGCCTCATCGCCTCCGGCGGCATCATCGCCCCGGTGCTCTCGCCCTCCATCGGCTACATCGTGTTCGGCGTGATCGGCGGCGTGTCGATCACTCGGCTGTTCCTCACCGGCATCGTGCCCGGCCTGCTGCTCGGCCTCGCGCTGGCCGTTGCCTGGTGGATCGTCTCGCAGCGCGACAAGGTCGCCATCCTGCCGCGCCAGAGTTGGGGCGAGGCGGGCCGCGCCTTCCTCGACGCGCTGCTGGCGCTCGGCCTGCCGATCATCATCATTGGCGGCCTCAAGGGCGGCATCTTCACCCCGACCGAGGCGGCGGTGGTGGCGGCGGTCTATGCGGTGGTGGTCGGCAGCTTCGTCTATCGCGAACTGACCCCGGCCAAGCTCATCCACGCCATGCTGATGGCGGTGCGCACCACGGCGGCGGTGATGTTCCTCGTCGCGGCGGCCTCGGTCTCGGCCTATCTCATCGCCATCGCCAACATCCCGGCCGAGGTGACGGCGCTGCTGGAGCCGTTCCGCGACAACCCGATCGAGCTGATGATCGTCATCATGCTGCTGGTGGTGATCATCGGCACGGCGCTGGATTTCATCCCCACCATCCTCATCCTCACCCCGGTGCTGATGCCGCTCGTCAAATCGTCGGGGATTGACCCGGTCTATTTCGGGGTATTGTTCGTGATGAACAACGCCATCGGCCTCATCACCCCGCCGGTCGGCACGGTGCTGAACGTCGTCTCGGCAGTGGGCAAGGTCGATCTGGCGCTCGCCATCAAGGGCGTGTGGCCGTTCCTCATCGCCCAGCTCATCGTGCTGGCGCTGCTCACTCTGTTCCCCGCGCTGGTGCTGGTGCCCGCGCGCTTCCTCTACTGA
- a CDS encoding TRAP transporter small permease, producing the protein MSEPRSPQTGPLRRAVDLGFRGIELLLVGLLGVMVVLVFGNVVLRYVFDSGITIADEMSRLLFVWVTFLGAITVMRQKGHLGVDMFVVALPRGGRWLCRIVADLLSLACAVLLAVGAYDQTLLNLGNLLPVSELSTAYVYAAAMVSGVGLTLLILGDLIEVILGGPGGPAMDPNVAEGVS; encoded by the coding sequence ATGTCTGAGCCCCGCTCCCCTCAGACCGGCCCGCTGCGGCGCGCCGTCGATCTCGGCTTTCGCGGCATCGAGCTGCTGCTGGTCGGCCTGCTCGGCGTCATGGTCGTGCTGGTCTTCGGCAATGTCGTCCTGCGCTATGTCTTCGACAGCGGCATCACCATCGCCGACGAGATGTCGCGCCTGCTCTTCGTCTGGGTCACCTTCCTCGGCGCCATCACGGTGATGCGGCAGAAGGGTCATCTCGGCGTCGACATGTTCGTCGTCGCCCTGCCGCGCGGCGGGCGCTGGCTCTGCCGCATCGTCGCGGACCTGCTCTCGCTCGCCTGCGCCGTGCTGCTGGCGGTCGGCGCCTATGACCAGACGCTGCTCAACCTCGGCAATCTGCTGCCGGTCTCCGAGCTGTCCACCGCCTATGTCTACGCCGCGGCGATGGTTTCCGGCGTGGGTCTCACCCTGCTCATTCTCGGTGATCTCATCGAGGTCATCCTCGGTGGGCCCGGCGGCCCGGCGATGGATCCCAATGTGGCGGAGGGCGTGTCGTGA
- a CDS encoding L-rhamnonate dehydratase, whose amino-acid sequence MKIKNVRTRVFEWKGKVVPPARNFCTNAADQLFERGDNMGSFRFHGWLVCEIETEDGTIGIGNAALSPRVTKAAIDEYYAPLLIGEDPFDNEYIWQKMYRRSHAWGRKGVGMTAMSAIDIAIWDLMGKEVGKPVFKLLGGRTKEKIRCYASKLYGQPLDDLAREAQSYVDQGFDSVKMRFGWGPQDGPAGMKKNIDLVRTVREVIGPDRDLMCECYMGWTFEYAKRMLRLLEPFNIRWLEEPVIADDIEGYKELRKLGVLPISGGEHEFTLAGFQQLVDQRAVDVIQYDTNRVGGITAARKINALAEAYSIPVIPHAGQMHNYHLTMSTLASPMAEYFPVHDVEVGNELFYYIFKGDPMPENGFLQLDDNLPGLGIELSDEHLKDFNIIE is encoded by the coding sequence ATGAAGATCAAGAACGTCCGCACCCGCGTCTTTGAATGGAAGGGCAAGGTCGTCCCTCCGGCCCGCAACTTCTGCACCAACGCCGCCGACCAGCTTTTCGAGCGCGGCGACAATATGGGCAGCTTCCGCTTCCATGGCTGGCTGGTCTGCGAGATCGAGACCGAGGATGGCACGATTGGCATCGGCAATGCCGCGCTCTCCCCGCGCGTCACCAAGGCGGCGATCGACGAGTATTACGCCCCGCTGCTCATCGGCGAGGATCCGTTCGACAACGAGTACATCTGGCAGAAGATGTACCGCCGCTCGCATGCCTGGGGTCGCAAGGGCGTCGGCATGACCGCGATGAGCGCCATCGACATCGCCATCTGGGATCTGATGGGCAAGGAGGTCGGCAAGCCGGTCTTCAAGCTGCTCGGCGGGCGCACCAAGGAGAAGATCCGCTGCTACGCCTCCAAGCTCTACGGCCAGCCGCTCGATGACCTCGCCCGCGAGGCGCAGTCCTATGTCGATCAGGGCTTCGACTCGGTGAAGATGCGCTTCGGCTGGGGCCCGCAGGACGGCCCGGCCGGCATGAAGAAGAACATCGACCTGGTGCGCACCGTGCGCGAGGTGATCGGCCCCGACCGCGACCTCATGTGCGAATGCTACATGGGCTGGACCTTTGAATACGCCAAGCGGATGCTGCGCCTGCTTGAGCCCTTCAACATCCGCTGGCTGGAAGAGCCGGTGATCGCCGATGACATCGAGGGCTACAAGGAGCTGCGCAAGCTCGGCGTGCTGCCGATCTCCGGCGGCGAGCACGAGTTCACCCTGGCGGGCTTCCAGCAGCTCGTCGACCAGCGCGCGGTGGACGTGATCCAGTACGACACCAACCGCGTCGGCGGCATCACCGCCGCCCGCAAGATCAACGCGCTGGCCGAGGCCTATTCGATCCCGGTCATCCCCCATGCCGGCCAGATGCACAATTATCACCTGACCATGTCGACGCTCGCCTCGCCCATGGCCGAGTACTTCCCGGTGCATGACGTCGAGGTCGGCAACGAGCTGTTCTATTACATCTTCAAGGGCGACCCGATGCCCGAGAACGGCTTCCTCCAGCTCGACGACAACCTGCCGGGCCTCGGCATCGAGCTGTCCGACGAGCACCTCAAGGACTTCAACATCATCGAGTGA